tttcaaatcaaacaattaaatacacatgatagctaatatataatttttttaaaaaagatgtaAATGGGTCTATGGGTCGGATCTGAGTCTCAAATGTGTAGACCCGGACCTGAACCCTAAGATCATGGACCCAGATCCAACTTGAATCCATAGGGTCCAAAAATAGgtggacccagacccttaaaattaGGATCAGGTCTAAGATCTGTGCCCATCCCTACACAAAAAGGGGTGTGTGACCTTTATTGTGATAGCAAAGCAGCTATTAGCATCCCGAGAAATCCAGTTCAGCATGTCGCACAAAACATGTTGAAATTGATCGGCACTTCATCAAAGAAAAACTCGAAAAGGAGATCATTAAGCTTCCATTTGTCCGATCAAAGGATCAGCTAGCAGATATTCTCACCAAAGCAGTCGCATCCGAAGCATTTGATGATGCAATATGCAAGTTAGGTCTCAGCGAACCCTACGACATAACTTGAAGGGGAGTGTAGAAAAGtagaataaaatcaaatattctaataacATAAGTTTAGGAATGATAATATGTTGTAATTATTCTTTCCTAGTTTAGTAGCTAATCTTGTGTATAAATGTAAGCTGTAAATCATATCAGAGGTAATACAAACTaagtattcaaaacccaaatAACTTTATTCCACACTATTAATTTCTTCATCACTActaatctcttcaagttctaatctcatttcTTGCACAGTCAAATTATGTTGTTAACACTTTAATTCTCATTCTGCTCTCTACTGTACAAATTAGAATCAATGAGCTACTATTGTCAATTGTCTAAACAAATTCGTGAGTgaaagaattaagaattaaaacaACAATGCAGTGTAAAATAAGTGATTCCAAGTATCAGGCAAGCCAGGAAGGCACCAATGGCTACAATCGGCAGATTTTTGAGGGTTAGCCCTTTGATATGGTTTGAGATCGCCACTGTAAATGGAAGGGTGTGCATCTTTTCTCATAGCTGAGAGCATTGTAATATCAAGGAGGTATACAGGTACGCTCATTTCTTTGAGCACTGTATCCACTATTCTCATTTTATCTGCATCCTCTGCTGGGTATCCGTCTGTCGCGTACACCATTCCACTAGCAGGATATGTCTCCCCATAGCAGTTTTTTGTCATTGCTAGCGAGCCGGAAGTCCATTCTGTTGGACTGCAATTTTATATGAagttatcattatttttttttttggaagatgaattttattaaaatcaacCAACGAAAATCGTACAAATACGAGGAAACAAAGGTCCTCGCCCGCatgaaattatcatttatctTGTAATGGGTGGAAACTAGAGAGAAATAGATGAGAAATTACTTGTAATGGGTGGGAGAAATGGATTGAAAAATGACCCGGGTCCGAGTGATATCAAGATTGGCGTCAAGCCATCTGGCCCACGTAGTCAGCCCATGATAAAAGGCTGTCAAACGATCCATATCTTCATACAGCATGCCTCCTGATTCCATATAGTCCCACCTGCCACCATAATCATATTCAATATTTTCTGTTTCTATTTCGACAAATTCATACTTGTAAATGACTTGGGGAGTGATAAATTTTTCATGAAAGTTAATTAtgcataaatttaattaattttcatccTGAAATTAAATAGTAATAGGAGGAGGAGACCAACAAGTTTATATGTTACTATTATATAAATTCGTACAATGCACaaatttttttagtataaattaatataaagaatataaaGTTTAATTATTAATGATGAAATTCGTATTATCGTTATCTTATATGTTATTCTAACTCTTTCTAATTCTTTAATGTGAAATTAAATGTGgattattttttcaatattatccCTCACATGTGAGCCTATTTTTTGAATTGAGCTGGAAGTCagaaatgttattatttttaattcagaCCTTTGTTGTTTATTAATGcttacaattttttttccaattgaTTGGAAACGTTGGACTATGAAAAATTTGTGATGAGAGATTTGTATACCATGAGAAAATATACAACTTTTGTCTCTGTATAgggtaaaattatttatataattttataatctcATAATTTATGACATCATGATGGTATATCATAAATTACAGAGATTACATGAGAAGAAATCAACAAACAAATAACTTGTGAAGACACAATATTTGTAGGTTCTAATTTCATAATTGGGTTCTTATAATTAAGACATAATTGAGGATTTTGAcataattaattgatttgatAAATGTAAGTATGTAACTAACCCTTGGAGAGAACCTTTGTGAGTCCACCAATGACCAGTATTAAATATAAGCACATCAACACCTTGCCATGCATTTCCATTGCCTGAAATTTCATCAAGCTTAAGAATTCTCTTGCCTTCAACTATATCTATGTCCACCAAATATGGTGCCCTATAGAATGATATTTTCACTCCATATTCCTGCATTACATAACAATTATCATTTTCACCTTATATTTTTGAGCTGCTTAATTTGATAATAATCTTATTtcaaaaattctgaaaaatgatctaatttgaaaaattaaattaaatattaaaatatataaacgaTAAACCTTTAAAAAAATGGAAATTTACGCTTGTCAATCATTGTTGATTTTCACATTTTCTTTATTTGTGTAATAATTACTCCTAAATACTATCTGTCATAACCTGACTACTAGATTTCACCACATTTTCTTTTCAGTGTGCGTCTCTGTTCTAACCTTTGTGGGGTCTTGGCTTGTTTGTGTTTGAGTTAACGGCGTCACTGTCCTTTCACATAGGCAAAGCGTAGTTGAGTATAAAGTTAAGGCAGAGTAATGGTAAACTAAGGTCAACTCCAAGGAAAGGGGCAGAGGGGGCAATGTAAGCAGGATGTTGAACTAAGAGTGGGGACTTGGAACATATACACGCTACAAGCCAAGTCGTTAGAGTTGGTGATTGAACTTTCTAAATACATGATTCAAGTGACTTGCGTTCAAGAAACTAGGTGGAAGGGGCAAAAAGCAAGCGTTTTAAAGGGTTATAGCTATGGTATGCAAGTTTGTATGGAAAACGAAGTGGAGTCAGTATTCTTGTAGCTAATGATATCCTAAAGCAAGTGGTAGAAGGCAGGAGGTGCAAAGATAGGATTATGCCAGTTAGAATAGTAATGGGATAAGAGGTCATATCGATCATTAGTGCGTATGGGCCACAAGTTGACTACTGTTTAGTATGGAAGGTTGCGAAGCTCGTGTCTGGACTTTAAGGTCATGCTGGGTACAAAGATGCCCTCCCAACATAGGTTACTAGTACTAGTGTTTCGTATGAGGAGAAAGATTTCTGAGAAGAAGATAAAGGTTAGGCAAACGATCAGGTGGGGTAGACTTAAAGGGGATATGGTCGCAACCGTGTCAAACAAGATCAAGACGTCGGGCTACCCAAGTATATCAGACGATGCAAATCAAATGTGGGCGACCCTGGTAGACACCATTCGAAAGGTGGCAAAGAAAACATAAGGGGTGTCGACGAGGAAACCAAAAGTGTACAAAGAGTCGTGGTGGTggaatgaagaagtgcaaaagaagataaaggacaAAAATAGGAGATTCAAGGAGCTCATGTCTTGCACGGAGGAGGAGGATAAGACACATAAGAAGGAGAGGTATAAAGAAGCAAAACGGGCGGCAAAAAAAGCAGTAGTGGAGGCAAAAGATCGCGCGTTTGAAACTTTTTATCAaaagcttgataccaaagagggggaAAAGTATACTTTTATGTTGGCAAAAGCAAGATCTAGACAGAAGAAGGAATTAGGGAAATTGAAGTTCATTAAGGATAAAGGTGGACGAGTACTCCTTAGACAAAAGGACATCAAGGTGAGATGACATCAATATTTTTCCCAACTACTCAATGAGACTGGGGGTCTAAAGGAGGAAATTCGACAAACTTCAGACATCCAAAGAACACATGATCATGGGTTCATTATTGATATTACCACGGCGGAAGTAGGAGAAACTCTCAAAAAAATGGGGGAATCAAAGGCAATTGGACCTGATGACATTCCGATTaaggtgtggaggggtttaggagagGAGGGAATTCATTGGTTTACTAGCCTCTTCAATGTTATCTTGAGATCTagtaagatgccagaagaatggagggtTAACACACTTATCCCACTATTTAAAAACAAGGGTGATACACAATTATGCGGAAACTATAGAGGAAttaaacttctaagccacactaTGAAATTTTGGGAAAGAGTGATCGAGAAAAGAATTAGACGAGAGACGgtaattagagagaaccaattcggatTCATGTCGGGAAGATCAACCACCGAGGCAATACatcttttgaggagactgatggaaaagTATAGGGAGCGAATGAAGGATTTGCGTCTAGTGTTCGTTGACCTGGAGAAAGCGtacgatagcataccacgaagcATCGTTTAGGATAGCCTCAAGAATATAGGTATTTCACGAAGGTACATTGAGGTAATACAGGACATGTACGAATGAATGGCGACTAACATACATACACCGGTGGATATGACAGAGTCTTTCCCAattaaagtgggactacatAAGGGATCAGCActaagtcctttcatttttacggtcATTATGAAGGAAATCTCTAAATCCATCTGGGAAACTGTACCATTGTGCATGCTTTTCGCCGATGATATAGTTTTGGTCGCAGAAACCAAGGAGGAGGCTAACGGTAAATTGGAAGAATTAAGGGAAGTCTTAGAGGGTAAGGGGGTGTGCAAAAGCTGTACGAAAACAGGATACTTGCGATGCAATTTCAGTGGGACAGAATCGATAGGGGAGCCATAGATGACCATAGGGGGAGACGTTGTTGCATGTACatccaagttcaaatatttgaGATCAGTGATAGCaagtaatggggagattgatggagacgttactaatcgtatacaagcgggttggcttaagtggcgagcagcaaccggggtgctttgtgataaaatGTTCCCGGGGATGCAATTTTACCGCGTTGCTATTAGGCCAACATTGTTATATGGGACAGAGTGCTGGCCCGTAAATGATGTCAACTGAAAACATTCATGTCATGTGCAAAATTATATACctagaaatattaatatttatactgTTAAGTTGGTAGAAGTTTTGCTATATGAATGCTTTGAACTTGACAAAACTGAAAGTGTAGTCAATGAAGTATATCATacatactccctcttatttatcaatgtgtcccatttgacttttcactaattttttaggtagtcaaatgagatcacatgtgaaaaaaatatgtttttaaattttaatagggtAAAGTGAATATAGTAAGTGTaaagatgtaaaaaaaaattaaatctagtGAAAGTCaattaataaaactaacatattTAAAGTAGAAATGAGTTGAGGAAAGCAAAGGGTGTACGTTGAAATGTTGAAATCTGTGTTTGCTGGTCTGTAATTGCACCATGATGccttaataaattaatttcttaTAGACGTGCAATATTTCCTAGACTTGAATTATATTTTGAGCTCAAAGTCAAGTTATTGTCTCCTTTAAGTGGCATAAAGTTGCATTTCCTCGAAGAATTGGGGCCAGCTAGACCAACAATGTTTCCTGGATCATCGTGTTTTGAAAAGCAACACAAATTTAACTCTCTTTATCGTCATGTTTTCCAATCAAGTTTTGTGTCCGACTAACCAATTTATTTTATTCCATCGAGTCGGATATTATCTTTTCATATCAAATCTTTGAAAACAATTGAGGTTAGGAAAATGTTTTATACTTTCTCTAtctctttttcaaattttacaatatttataatataatccTTTTAGGctaaaagtaattaaataattttttattttacttctattttattttcacTTTATACATTATTAACTTTTACCTACTATTATGGCAGACATTATAAACATTGTGCATTTGACAAtgaaattttttaatacttgtGTCAAAAGGTAATGTTGCAACTAAATaagaacagagaaagtatacaattaattaataataatattattttattgaaaaaatataaatattaaaaatattaaaataaagtttgcGCGAAATGCTAGTTCTTAGTATTTCGTTtgtcttaatgtctatttttttaataattttaagaatCCGATAAACGTTGGAAgttaattgatataaattaaaCAATACTCCTTccgtttttttattcttatcatttactttttacacaatttccTTACATTAATAACGAAAGGAGTATTTTTTTCTACGAAATAACTCTTAgaaaatttttagaaagttaATTTTTGTTGCGAGTAGCACTAAAAAGCTACtttataaatcaattaaaaaaccaataaaaatctaATTATCGAACATCttatcaaaaaatcaaccatgGGATTCAATATAAGAGCTCTCCGTTGATATTTTAATAGTTGCATTGTCCcatttaataaaagtaatactagtacaaaatcattttttttacttgATATATTTGCCCCATACATTACCAAATTATTCCTTTTACTACTATGACTTCATACTTTCTCCAATCTGAAATACTCGGCTACATTTTCGTTATTGAGACTATTTcgttattgacactattaatcGTTCAAGCTTAATTATATATTGTGGCTAgtgtgtaagaaaaaaatatagtcaaggggatcttgtttaaattgtctaatcgcatactttcataatattattttttttataatttttagacgtgtataattcaatatataaattatcaaaataacgcATTAAACTAcacaaaaagtcaaatatagcaaatataatcaaatataacaagtatagtcaaatatagcaagtataatgaaagTATATGGTAAGGTAGTTTTCTTAGAAACCAGAATCAAAGCAATAAGCAAAGAACAAATACTCTGGTAATTTGACAGAGTACATCAAATAACACCAATCATGGATGATAATAAAGCACAATCTTAACCAGGATGAAAAAGCTTACCAGGAAACTGAAAGTGGTAAGTGGGTCCCCTTTAATGATATGTGTAGGTGATGATCTTGGCAATGCAGAAAATATCATACAAATCAAAGACTCCCATTGATTCCTCCCTAATGAATCTCCTACGAACATTATTCTTTTCCCTCTCATCCTTTGCAAAAATTCCACGCCATTAAACCTAAAATCCAATATCAAAGTgttaaatattcaaaaataacaTTGATCCTTAAATTTCTAAAAGAATAGAttcaataaatgaaaaaaaaaaaagttattgtgagcataacataaaaaaaacaattatacaCTAATTAATAGGACTGGCCTTGATAGTATTGAGATGGTTTCGTACAAGATTGATAGACGTAAAGAGACATACCTGGGGAGGTCACAGGAAGCAGGTTTCCAGCGGTATTTGAGGTAAGTAGAGTCAGGTCTACCGTACAATTTACAATTAAATTCAGGATCAATAAAAGGACAATGAGAAGATTGATATAAAGGGTATGATTCATCAAAAACCCAACTTCCTACAAAAAGATTGCATGAAtatgtttgatttgtttgaattaCTGGGTTTACTAATTTGTGGTGATTTCTAAAAGTATGCCTTAATTTAACTAATAAAGCTGAAGAATTTGGTCTGAATCTTAAACTAAGTGTTAGAAATGTGTACAAAAATAACTTTGAAACAGAGTATGTTATAGAAGAAGaacatgaagaagaagaagaagcaaaaGCCATTTGAAGAGACTTTTCTTGTTTGATGGGACTTGGCAGTGGGCTTTTTAGAGAGGTGTTAGGAGggaaaaaatagtgaaaaagtAAGATACTTTGGAAATAATGATGGGAGggaatttttgtgtttttagaaagactttaattaaatttgatcGGATAGACCAAaatcattctacaatgatttgatttggtttacgattttttattttaatatgtttttataataatatatatgtttatgtaaaTGTTTCATACTTACAattactagtggaaaaaaagcttatatgctgcggttttatctCCAATATATGCAACAGTTTTAACCCACAGCACTTGTGATAGCAGTATATGACACAGTATTATATATTGCAGTTCAGAATCACAGCATATAAGAGACTATATGTTGCGTTCTAAAAGAACAGCAGCATATACtcctttttttagaaaaaaaaagagactaTATGCTGCACTTCTTAACATATAgttcatatatttttattttttttttaattttatatttattcgcCAATAAATATTAGAaactatatacataataattattacactaataatcttTTAATATTTCCCTAATCATCACTAAAATTTTCGAATACAACTCCAAATCAATCATTATTACTTAATTATGTATATAGTTATGGATGACGTATTTTatttaacatataataatatatattttataataattgtaatttacACAATTGTAAAATTGTATATCTTTACCATCTAagaatgttatatatatatata
The sequence above is drawn from the Amaranthus tricolor cultivar Red isolate AtriRed21 chromosome 5, ASM2621246v1, whole genome shotgun sequence genome and encodes:
- the LOC130814235 gene encoding protein trichome birefringence-like 45, which codes for MAFASSSSSCSSSITYSVSKLFLYTFLTLSLRFRPNSSALLVKLRHTFRNHHKLVNPVIQTNQTYSCNLFVGSWVFDESYPLYQSSHCPFIDPEFNCKLYGRPDSTYLKYRWKPASCDLPRFNGVEFLQRMRGKRIMFVGDSLGRNQWESLICMIFSALPRSSPTHIIKGDPLTTFSFLEYGVKISFYRAPYLVDIDIVEGKRILKLDEISGNGNAWQGVDVLIFNTGHWWTHKGSLQGWDYMESGGMLYEDMDRLTAFYHGLTTWARWLDANLDITRTRVIFQSISPTHYNPTEWTSGSLAMTKNCYGETYPASGMVYATDGYPAEDADKMRIVDTVLKEMSVPVYLLDITMLSAMRKDAHPSIYSGDLKPYQRANPQKSADCSHWCLPGLPDTWNHLFYTALLF